In Acetonema longum DSM 6540, a genomic segment contains:
- a CDS encoding immunity 42 family protein, translated as MIIGKRPHFAVEFEVNKEYGGVWLFGKCCFWIKDQRIGDYELGTSLRDVLFQMRTIVLDNGKRIHNDLFALDTAELYRRLNGALYGCDGTACCDTNFETIAVEETWARFNVSLPVDIFDGWKIFLVESQEKARIIVKKIDKEGIYEAFLTPGEFDEVIAKAYGELDKLYEIELAKG; from the coding sequence TGCTGTAGAATTTGAAGTTAACAAAGAATATGGCGGAGTCTGGTTATTTGGTAAGTGTTGTTTTTGGATTAAAGATCAACGTATAGGTGACTATGAACTTGGTACGTCTCTACGTGATGTGTTATTTCAAATGAGAACTATTGTTCTTGATAACGGTAAGCGTATTCACAATGATTTATTTGCTCTAGACACGGCTGAATTATATAGAAGATTAAATGGGGCATTATATGGTTGTGATGGAACCGCATGTTGTGACACCAATTTTGAAACTATAGCTGTTGAAGAAACCTGGGCACGATTTAACGTAAGCTTACCTGTTGATATCTTCGATGGATGGAAGATATTCCTTGTCGAGAGTCAAGAAAAAGCACGTATTATAGTAAAAAAAATAGACAAGGAAGGTATTTATGAAGCTTTTCTTACGCCGGGTGAATTTGATGAAGTAATAGCCAAGGCTTATGGCGAATTGGATAAGCTATACGAGATTGAACTTGCTAAAGGTTAA